The Heyndrickxia vini genome contains a region encoding:
- a CDS encoding Fur family transcriptional regulator, which produces MESRVDRIKKQLHSASYKLTPQREATVRVLLENEEDHLSAEDVYLLVKEKSPEIGLATVYRTLELLTELKVVDKINFGDGVSRYDLRQEGAAHFHHHLVCIECGAVDEIQEDLLEDVEAIVEKRWNFKIKDHRLTFHGICWRCQDKENNEDES; this is translated from the coding sequence ATGGAAAGTCGTGTCGATAGAATAAAAAAACAATTACATTCTGCAAGTTATAAACTAACGCCGCAACGTGAAGCAACCGTTAGAGTGTTGTTGGAAAACGAAGAAGATCATTTGAGTGCAGAAGATGTTTACCTCCTTGTTAAAGAAAAGTCGCCAGAGATTGGGTTAGCAACCGTTTATCGTACACTAGAACTTTTAACAGAACTAAAGGTTGTAGATAAGATTAATTTTGGTGATGGTGTATCACGATATGATTTAAGACAAGAGGGAGCTGCACACTTTCATCATCATTTGGTTTGTATTGAATGTGGTGCGGTGGATGAAATCCAAGAAGATTTACTTGAAGATGTTGAAGCAATTGTTGAAAAACGCTGGAATTTTAAAATTAAAGACCATCGCTTAACCTTTCACGGGATATGCTGGCGCTGTCAAGATAAAGAAAATAACGAAGACGAATCTTAG
- a CDS encoding GNAT family N-acetyltransferase, with protein sequence MKPILIDFPDRIETERLYIRPCLPGDGKILFDAINYSREELKKWLPFANRDQQLDDIEEGIRTSYAEFIKRNDFRLHIYRKRDNVFIGSTGLHRINWEAKRFEIGYWQDSRQSNNGYITEAVKGLTSFAFNHLEAERIEIRCDSLNIRSRKVAERLSFTLEGILRNNETSVDGTTLRSTCIFSMLKNEWQ encoded by the coding sequence ATGAAACCAATATTAATAGATTTTCCCGATAGAATTGAAACCGAACGACTATATATTCGACCTTGTTTACCAGGTGATGGAAAAATTCTTTTTGATGCAATTAATTATTCACGTGAAGAATTAAAAAAATGGCTTCCATTTGCTAACCGAGATCAACAGTTAGACGATATTGAGGAGGGAATACGAACTTCATATGCGGAATTTATTAAACGGAATGATTTTAGACTCCATATTTACCGAAAACGAGATAATGTATTTATAGGATCGACTGGTTTACACCGAATAAATTGGGAAGCAAAACGATTTGAAATTGGTTACTGGCAAGATAGTCGTCAGTCGAATAATGGTTACATTACAGAGGCAGTAAAGGGGCTTACGAGTTTTGCCTTTAATCATTTAGAAGCTGAAAGAATCGAAATTCGCTGTGATTCATTAAATATCCGTTCGCGTAAAGTTGCCGAACGTTTATCATTTACTTTAGAAGGCATTCTTCGCAATAACGAAACAAGCGTAGATGGAACAACACTTCGGAGTACATGTATTTTTTCAATGTTAAAGAATGAGTGGCAATAA
- the xerD gene encoding site-specific tyrosine recombinase XerD, which yields MLDRLRDFIHFMIVEKGLSKNTVVSYERDLKSYINYMQKVEQIETLNGITRVHIVHFLNHLKQQGKSAKTLARHVASVRSFHQFLLREKATDSDPSVHIETPQTERNLPKVLSLSEVEALLDAPSETGALPLRDKSMLELLYATGMRVSELINLNLDDLHLTMGFVRCLGKGNKERIIPIGKTASTILETYLKDSRPKLRSKQYQTEALFLNHLGNRLTRQGFWKILKGLARKANIQKELTPHTLRHSFATHLLENGADLRAVQEMLGHADISTTQIYTHVSKTRLKDVYSKHHPRA from the coding sequence ATGCTTGATCGTTTAAGAGATTTTATACATTTTATGATAGTAGAAAAAGGATTATCTAAAAATACGGTTGTATCCTATGAAAGAGATTTAAAAAGTTATATAAACTACATGCAAAAAGTGGAACAAATTGAAACATTAAACGGAATCACTCGTGTGCATATCGTCCACTTTTTAAATCATTTAAAACAACAAGGAAAGTCGGCTAAAACACTTGCGCGCCATGTTGCATCTGTCAGATCATTTCACCAATTTCTTTTAAGAGAAAAAGCAACAGACAGTGATCCGTCCGTTCATATAGAAACCCCGCAAACGGAGAGAAATTTACCAAAGGTTTTAAGTTTATCAGAAGTCGAAGCCTTATTAGATGCTCCATCAGAAACAGGGGCATTGCCGTTAAGGGACAAGTCTATGTTAGAGTTATTATATGCAACAGGAATGCGCGTGAGTGAACTGATAAATCTTAATTTAGATGATCTTCATTTAACAATGGGGTTTGTAAGGTGTCTAGGAAAAGGAAATAAAGAAAGAATCATTCCAATTGGTAAGACAGCTTCTACAATATTAGAAACCTATTTAAAAGATAGTAGACCAAAGCTTCGGTCGAAACAATATCAAACGGAAGCCCTCTTTTTAAATCACCTTGGCAATCGCTTAACAAGGCAAGGTTTTTGGAAAATATTGAAAGGCTTAGCTAGAAAGGCGAATATCCAAAAAGAGCTTACGCCACATACATTGCGCCATTCGTTTGCGACGCACTTGTTGGAAAATGGAGCTGATTTAAGAGCAGTACAAGAAATGCTTGGACATGCAGATATATCTACGACACAAATATATACACACGTATCGAAAACAAGATTAAAAGATGTATATTCGAAACACCATCCCCGAGCATAA
- the spoIIM gene encoding stage II sporulation protein M gives MRKNQSFSNPIIRHVQEYSSIYSFIIVLFLMGVVFGAVIVNSLSFDQKDDLYYYLNQFFGQVSDGKVAAPSDLFRLSFLHNVKFLGLMWILGISIIGLPIILILLFIKGIVVGFSVGFLVNQMGWGGFLLSFVTVLPQNFFIIPMFIFIAVMAVGVSLKLIRKIFIKQNIGFHIFPMLAQYVIAFVFAVGIISLAAGVEAYLSPTLMKSVMSYVNK, from the coding sequence ATGCGGAAAAACCAGTCGTTCTCTAATCCTATCATTCGTCATGTACAAGAATATTCCTCAATTTACTCATTTATCATTGTCCTTTTTTTAATGGGAGTCGTTTTTGGTGCGGTTATTGTTAATAGTTTATCTTTTGATCAGAAAGATGATCTATATTATTATTTAAATCAATTTTTCGGACAAGTATCAGATGGGAAAGTTGCTGCACCTTCTGATTTATTTCGATTAAGCTTTCTTCATAATGTTAAGTTTCTAGGATTAATGTGGATATTAGGAATATCGATTATTGGTTTACCAATTATTCTTATATTATTATTTATTAAAGGGATTGTCGTTGGATTTTCCGTTGGTTTTCTTGTAAATCAAATGGGTTGGGGGGGCTTTTTGCTTTCATTTGTAACAGTTCTTCCTCAAAACTTTTTTATTATTCCGATGTTTATTTTTATCGCAGTAATGGCTGTCGGTGTTTCTTTAAAATTAATTCGTAAAATCTTTATCAAACAAAATATAGGTTTTCATATTTTTCCTATGTTGGCCCAGTATGTCATTGCTTTTGTTTTCGCTGTAGGTATCATTTCATTAGCTGCAGGTGTAGAAGCCTATCTTTCGCCGACACTGATGAAAAGCGTTATGTCATATGTTAATAAATAA
- a CDS encoding YqzK family protein: MIVRTLKVFILFTGCTLLFYYGIMWVNQEYEDYHRYDEPKGTAVKVNSVNQEDSNWFNRLLLFYLDGE; this comes from the coding sequence ATGATTGTACGCACATTAAAGGTTTTTATTTTGTTTACCGGATGCACTTTACTCTTTTATTATGGTATTATGTGGGTAAATCAAGAATATGAAGATTATCATCGATATGATGAACCAAAAGGTACAGCGGTAAAGGTAAATTCGGTAAATCAAGAAGATTCCAATTGGTTTAACCGCCTATTATTGTTTTATTTAGATGGGGAGTAA